A stretch of DNA from Virgibacillus proomii:
CAATGACTCATTACATATCTTAATTGCCTTCTCTCGGTACCATTCATTCATTAGTTTTTCTTTGCGGTTATAGTTAGTAGAGTCCTTTACAAATAGATAGATAAATCCACGAAAATATTTTACTTTTTCCTCATCTTCTACTTGCTGTACACGCAACCGGTATTGCTTACCCAGATACTTGAAGGACTCACCACTTATATATTCCCTTTTACTTTGCTTAATTGGTTGTACATTTTCGAAGTGCTTTACATGTTTTAATATCCAAGATCCTTTCTCCTTTACAAAATCATATATATAGGTGAGAGGAACCTCTTCATTAGCTGAAACTTCAATTGTCATATCAGGCTTAATATTAAGATTTACATTCTTCACATTTTTCCTTTGAACCGCAAACTCTATCGTTTTGTTTGCATATTGAATTTGATGTCTTTTCATGTTGTTCACGCCTTAATACCGTCTCATAGCAATGGTTTTAATCTGCTCGATAATCTTATCAATTGTATCGAAGTCTATTTTAATATGATACTTACCGCTGAAGTCAAAGAGCAAATCATCTAGATCTTGAGCAATTCGATTATGGATTTCAAGATTATTATGCCAATCTACTTTTTGATGTTCTTTAATTACCTCATCCATTTTCAACGCTAATTCTCCAATTGGATCAATACCGTAAGTTGGTGAATCCTCTTTTACTTGACTTAACAAGTCTTTTGTTACACCATAAAATGCTTGAGCATTCCGATTCTCTCTAACCACTTCAGGGTAATTCTCAGTTGATTCTCCATTGCGATAATCTTTCATGATGTCTTTCATTTTATTTAGATATTCTGCTTCTGAGATTCGTTTGTCTTTGTATTCT
This window harbors:
- a CDS encoding M48 family metallopeptidase, with the protein product MKRHQIQYANKTIEFAVQRKNVKNVNLNIKPDMTIEVSANEEVPLTYIYDFVKEKGSWILKHVKHFENVQPIKQSKREYISGESFKYLGKQYRLRVQQVEDEEKVKYFRGFIYLFVKDSTNYNRKEKLMNEWYREKAIKICNESLNKLSPLVEKYGIEKPMITLRSMKARWGSALTDRNTIQLNTELIKAPKHCIDYVILHELIHFKYNDHSEKFYKMLYALMPDWEKRKKILDEEIVKEL